From a region of the Streptomyces sp. NBC_00193 genome:
- a CDS encoding MBL fold metallo-hydrolase: MTDAAALPGQPRGMVVSGPATARAVNILAPNASAMTLDGTNTWLVSEPGSDLAVVIDPGPLDDVHLRAVIDAAEKEGKRVALTLLTHGHPDHAEGAARFAELTRTKVRALDPALRLGDEGLAAGDVIRTGGLELRVVPTPGHTADSLCFHLPADRAVLTGDTILGRGTTVVAHPDGRLGDYLDSLRRLRSLTVDDGVHTVLPGHGPVLDDAQGAVEFYLAHRAHRLAQIETAVENGLTTPEAVVAHVYADVDRSLWPAAEWSVRAQLEYLQDHGLIPGGPE, encoded by the coding sequence ATGACCGACGCCGCCGCCCTGCCCGGCCAGCCCCGCGGCATGGTCGTCTCCGGACCCGCCACCGCCCGCGCGGTGAACATCCTGGCCCCGAACGCCTCCGCGATGACCCTCGACGGGACCAACACCTGGCTCGTCTCCGAGCCCGGCTCCGACCTGGCCGTGGTGATCGACCCCGGCCCGCTGGACGACGTACACCTGCGCGCGGTGATCGACGCCGCCGAGAAGGAGGGCAAGCGGGTCGCGCTGACCCTCCTCACCCACGGACACCCCGACCACGCGGAGGGCGCGGCCCGCTTCGCCGAGCTGACCCGGACGAAGGTGCGCGCCCTGGACCCGGCCCTGCGCCTGGGTGACGAGGGCCTGGCCGCCGGGGACGTCATCCGCACGGGCGGTCTGGAACTGCGCGTGGTTCCGACGCCCGGGCACACCGCGGACTCGCTCTGCTTCCACCTGCCCGCCGACCGGGCGGTCCTGACCGGTGACACGATCCTGGGGCGCGGCACCACCGTGGTCGCGCACCCCGACGGGCGGCTCGGCGACTACCTGGACTCCCTGCGCCGGCTGCGCTCGCTGACGGTCGACGACGGGGTCCACACGGTGCTCCCGGGGCACGGACCGGTCCTGGACGACGCGCAGGGCGCGGTGGAGTTCTACCTCGCCCACCGGGCGCACCGGCTCGCGCAGATCGAGACGGCGGTCGAGAACGGCCTGACCACCCCCGAGGCGGTCGTCGCCCACGTCTACGCGGACGTGGACCGGTCCCTGTGGCCGGCCGCGGAATGGTCCGTACGGGCGCAGCTGGAGTACCTTCAAGATCACGGACTGATCCCGGGAGGCCCCGAATGA
- the nth gene encoding endonuclease III, which produces MAESKVKKAGAKPESHLAMVRRARRINRELAEVYPYAHPELDFRNPFELLVATVLSAQTTDLRVNQTTPALFAAYPTPEDMAGADPEALEEIIRPTGFFRAKAKSLLGLSQALRDNFGGEVPGRIEDLVTLPGVGRKTANVVLGNAFGVPGITVDTHFGRLVRRWKWTEQEDPEKVEAEICAIFPKSEWTMLSHRVVFHGRRICHSRKPACGACPIAPLCPAYGEGETDPEKAAKLLKYEKGGQPGQRLSPPPDYPGLPAPAKSSPAGV; this is translated from the coding sequence ATGGCAGAGAGCAAGGTCAAGAAGGCCGGAGCGAAGCCGGAGAGCCATCTGGCGATGGTGCGGCGGGCGCGCAGGATCAACCGTGAGCTGGCGGAGGTCTACCCGTACGCACACCCGGAGCTCGACTTCCGCAACCCCTTCGAGCTGCTGGTCGCCACCGTCCTGTCGGCGCAGACCACCGACCTGCGGGTGAACCAGACGACCCCGGCCCTCTTCGCCGCGTACCCGACCCCCGAGGACATGGCCGGAGCCGATCCGGAGGCGCTGGAGGAGATCATCCGGCCGACCGGGTTCTTCCGGGCCAAGGCCAAGTCCCTGCTCGGCCTCTCGCAGGCGCTGCGCGACAACTTCGGGGGCGAGGTGCCGGGCCGGATCGAGGACCTGGTGACGCTGCCCGGGGTGGGCCGCAAGACGGCCAACGTGGTCCTCGGCAATGCCTTCGGAGTCCCCGGGATCACCGTCGACACCCACTTCGGCCGGCTGGTGCGGCGCTGGAAGTGGACCGAGCAGGAGGACCCGGAGAAGGTCGAGGCGGAGATCTGCGCGATCTTCCCGAAGAGCGAGTGGACGATGCTCTCGCACCGCGTCGTCTTCCACGGCCGCCGGATCTGCCATTCCCGCAAGCCCGCCTGCGGGGCCTGCCCGATCGCACCGCTCTGTCCCGCCTACGGGGAGGGCGAGACCGACCCGGAGAAGGCGGCGAAGCTCCTGAAGTACGAGAAGGGCGGCCAGCCCGGCCAGCGCCTGAGCCCGCCCCCGGACTACCCGGGCCTCCCGGCGCCCGCCAAATCCAGCCCCGCCGGCGTTTGA
- a CDS encoding nucleotidyltransferase domain-containing protein, whose protein sequence is MEHRGLDAYGYFEREGSLGQVQAEFRGLVAAARERIAEAYGRRLHSAYLYGSVPRGTARPGRSDLDLLIALHHAPGEEDRDTTEALAHGLDEEFAEIDGVGILLYGKDRLLSEQERYDLGWFLACLCTPLLGADLAEHLPRYRPDGLLARETNGDLAELLPRVRERIRDAATPQEYRKLCRGVSRHLVRTGFTLVMPRWGGWTSDLTESAEVFAQYYPERADQMRAAAATALDPVSDPAVLRAYVEDLGPWLADEYAARHGTKTARPDAGGS, encoded by the coding sequence ATGGAGCACAGAGGCCTCGACGCGTACGGGTACTTCGAGCGCGAAGGCTCGCTCGGGCAGGTGCAGGCCGAGTTCCGGGGGCTCGTCGCCGCCGCGAGGGAGCGGATCGCGGAGGCGTACGGGCGACGGCTGCACAGCGCCTACCTGTACGGGTCCGTGCCGCGCGGCACCGCCCGGCCCGGGCGGTCCGACCTCGACCTGCTCATCGCCCTGCACCACGCCCCCGGCGAGGAGGACCGCGACACCACCGAGGCGCTGGCGCACGGCCTCGACGAGGAGTTCGCGGAGATCGACGGGGTCGGGATCCTGCTGTACGGCAAGGACCGGCTGCTGAGCGAGCAGGAACGATACGACCTGGGCTGGTTCCTCGCCTGCCTGTGCACCCCGCTGCTCGGCGCGGACCTGGCCGAGCACCTGCCCCGCTACCGACCGGACGGCCTGCTCGCCCGCGAGACCAACGGCGACCTCGCCGAGCTGCTGCCCAGGGTGCGCGAGCGGATCCGGGACGCGGCCACCCCGCAGGAGTACCGCAAACTCTGCCGGGGCGTCTCCCGGCACCTCGTGCGGACCGGGTTCACCCTCGTCATGCCGCGGTGGGGCGGCTGGACCAGCGACCTCACCGAGTCGGCGGAGGTGTTCGCGCAGTACTACCCCGAGCGCGCCGACCAGATGCGCGCCGCGGCCGCCACCGCGCTGGACCCGGTCTCCGACCCGGCCGTGCTGCGCGCCTACGTCGAGGACCTCGGGCCGTGGCTCGCGGACGAGTACGCGGCCCGGCACGGGACGAAGACGGCCCGCCCCGACGCTGGCGGGTCCTAG
- a CDS encoding MarP family serine protease, whose protein sequence is MNVLDILLLLAAVWFAIVGYRQGFVVGILSVIGFLGGGLVAVSLLPLIWDRVTDNGTQVSTTVVVIAVVVIIICASIGQALTTHLGNKLRRYITWSPARALDATGGALVNVVAMLLVAWMIGSLLAGTSLPTLGKEVRNSKVLLGIDRVLPAQADTWFSDFSSTLARNGFPQVFSPFSNEPITEVKPPDPLLARSPVAESAKQSIVKVVGTAPSCSKVLEGTGFVFAPGKVMTNAHVVGGVAEPTVQVGGEGKLYDGKVVLYDWERDIAVLDVPKLKAPALEFTDKGAASGTDAIVAGFPENGSYDVRAARVRGRINAKGPDIYHRGTVRRDVYSLFATVRQGNSGGPLLTPEGKVYGVVFAKSLDDPNTGYALTTDEIREDIRAGATADRRVGSQGCAL, encoded by the coding sequence GTGAACGTGCTGGACATCCTGTTGCTGCTCGCCGCCGTATGGTTCGCGATCGTCGGCTACCGCCAGGGGTTCGTCGTCGGCATCCTGTCGGTGATCGGCTTCCTCGGCGGTGGTCTCGTCGCCGTGTCCCTGCTGCCCCTGATCTGGGACCGGGTCACCGACAACGGCACCCAGGTGTCCACCACGGTCGTCGTCATCGCCGTGGTCGTCATCATCATCTGCGCCTCGATCGGCCAGGCGTTGACCACCCACCTGGGCAACAAGCTCCGGCGCTACATCACATGGTCCCCGGCCCGCGCGCTCGACGCGACGGGCGGCGCCCTGGTGAACGTGGTGGCGATGCTGCTGGTGGCCTGGATGATCGGGTCCTTGCTCGCCGGTACGTCACTTCCCACGCTGGGCAAGGAAGTCCGCAACTCCAAGGTGCTCCTCGGCATCGACCGGGTGCTCCCGGCGCAGGCGGACACCTGGTTCTCGGACTTCAGCTCCACCTTGGCCCGCAACGGCTTCCCGCAGGTCTTCAGCCCGTTCTCCAACGAGCCGATCACCGAGGTCAAGCCGCCGGACCCGCTGCTCGCGCGCAGCCCCGTGGCCGAGTCGGCCAAGCAGTCGATCGTGAAGGTGGTCGGCACGGCGCCCTCGTGCAGCAAGGTGCTGGAGGGCACCGGCTTCGTCTTCGCGCCGGGCAAGGTGATGACCAACGCGCACGTCGTCGGCGGGGTCGCCGAACCGACCGTGCAGGTCGGCGGCGAGGGCAAGCTCTACGACGGCAAGGTCGTGCTCTACGACTGGGAGCGCGACATCGCCGTCCTGGACGTGCCCAAGCTGAAGGCGCCGGCACTGGAGTTCACCGACAAGGGCGCGGCGAGCGGCACCGACGCCATCGTCGCGGGCTTCCCGGAGAACGGCTCGTACGACGTCCGCGCGGCGCGCGTCCGCGGCCGGATCAACGCCAAGGGCCCGGACATCTACCACCGCGGAACCGTGCGACGGGACGTCTACTCCCTCTTCGCGACGGTCCGCCAGGGCAACTCCGGCGGCCCGCTGCTGACGCCCGAGGGCAAGGTGTACGGGGTCGTGTTCGCGAAGTCCCTCGACGACCCCAACACCGGTTACGCCCTGACCACGGACGAGATCCGCGAGGACATCCGGGCCGGAGCGACGGCGGACCGGCGGGTCGGCAGCCAGGGCTGCGCCCTCTGA
- a CDS encoding CoA pyrophosphatase, whose product MTEATQNRRADTGRGRRGSIDLHTHGLPDWLDPVVEAARTVRPTQLSRFLPPEDGRGRQSAVLILFGEGPRGPELLLMERAGTLRSHPGQPSFPGGALDPEDGDPGTTGPLRAALREAEEETGLDPAGVQLFGVLPPLYIPVSKFVVTPVLGWWRDPSPVGVVDPAETARVFTVPVADLTDPEHRVTVVHPSGFHGPAFTVESALVWGFTAGVIDRILHFAGWERPWDRSREVPLDWRA is encoded by the coding sequence ATGACAGAGGCCACGCAGAACCGCCGGGCTGACACAGGGCGCGGCCGGCGCGGAAGCATCGACCTGCACACCCACGGCCTGCCCGACTGGCTGGACCCCGTCGTCGAGGCGGCCCGCACGGTCCGGCCCACCCAGCTCAGCCGGTTCCTGCCGCCGGAGGACGGCCGCGGCCGCCAGTCGGCCGTACTGATCCTCTTCGGCGAGGGCCCCCGCGGCCCCGAGCTGCTGCTGATGGAGCGCGCCGGCACCCTGCGCTCGCATCCCGGCCAGCCCTCCTTCCCCGGCGGCGCCCTCGACCCCGAGGACGGCGACCCGGGCACCACCGGCCCGCTGCGCGCCGCGCTGCGCGAGGCGGAGGAGGAGACCGGTCTGGATCCGGCCGGGGTCCAGCTCTTCGGGGTGCTGCCGCCGCTCTACATCCCCGTCAGCAAGTTCGTCGTGACCCCGGTGCTCGGCTGGTGGCGCGACCCCAGCCCGGTCGGCGTGGTCGACCCGGCCGAGACCGCCCGCGTCTTCACGGTGCCCGTGGCCGATCTCACGGACCCCGAGCACCGTGTCACCGTCGTCCACCCCAGCGGCTTCCACGGCCCGGCCTTCACCGTGGAATCGGCTCTGGTCTGGGGTTTCACCGCCGGAGTGATCGACAGGATCCTGCACTTCGCCGGCTGGGAGCGGCCCTGGGACCGGTCCCGGGAAGTCCCGCTCGACTGGCGCGCATGA
- a CDS encoding Crp/Fnr family transcriptional regulator, whose amino-acid sequence MDDVLRRAPLFAALDDEQAAELRASMGEVTLARGDALFHEGDPGDRLYVVTEGKVKLHRTSPDGRENMLAVLGPGELIGELSLFDPGPRTATATALTEVKLLGLGHGDLQPWLNARPEVATALLRAVARRLRKTNDQMSDLVFSDVPGRVARALLDLSRRFGVQSEEGIHVVHDLTQEELAQLVGASRETVNKALADFAGRGWLRLEARAVILLDVERLAKRSR is encoded by the coding sequence GTGGACGACGTACTGCGGCGTGCCCCGCTCTTCGCGGCGCTCGATGACGAGCAGGCCGCGGAGCTCCGCGCCTCCATGGGCGAGGTGACCCTCGCACGTGGTGACGCCCTGTTCCACGAGGGCGACCCCGGTGACCGGCTCTACGTCGTCACCGAGGGCAAGGTGAAGCTGCACCGCACCTCCCCCGACGGCCGCGAGAACATGCTGGCCGTCCTCGGCCCCGGAGAGCTGATCGGCGAGCTGTCGCTGTTCGACCCGGGCCCGCGCACCGCCACCGCCACCGCGCTGACCGAGGTCAAGCTGCTGGGTCTGGGTCACGGAGACCTCCAGCCCTGGCTGAACGCCCGGCCCGAGGTGGCGACTGCGCTGCTGCGCGCCGTCGCGCGGCGCCTGCGCAAGACCAACGACCAGATGTCCGACCTGGTCTTCTCCGACGTTCCGGGCCGCGTGGCCCGTGCGCTCCTCGACCTGTCGCGCCGCTTCGGCGTGCAGTCGGAGGAGGGCATCCACGTCGTGCACGACCTCACGCAGGAGGAGCTGGCCCAGCTCGTCGGCGCGTCGCGCGAGACCGTGAACAAGGCTCTGGCCGACTTCGCGGGACGCGGATGGCTCCGCCTGGAGGCGCGTGCGGTGATTCTTCTGGACGTGGAGCGGCTCGCGAAGCGCTCGCGCTGA
- a CDS encoding NUDIX hydrolase, translating into MPNGQYGQQETSAGGQWYPPEWPDRIRALADGALTPTEPRRAATVMLLRDTPDGPAVHMLRRRVEMAFAGGAYAYPGGGVDPRDEDHRIGWAGPSRAEWAERMGTDPATAQAIVCGAVRETFEEAGVLLAGESADTVVGDTTGEDWEAARAALVARELSFAEFLDRRGLVLRSDLLGAWARWITPEFEPRRYDTWFFVAALPEGQRTRNASTEADRTVWIRPADAAAGYDKGELLMMPPTITTLRSLEPYGSPAEALAAAGAQDLTPVLARATLEGGELVLSWPGHDEFTKRVRLTHPGPSRPAGPAEPGPAEPGPANPGGASA; encoded by the coding sequence GGTCAGTACGGTCAGCAAGAGACCTCCGCCGGAGGTCAGTGGTACCCGCCGGAGTGGCCCGACCGGATCCGCGCCCTCGCGGACGGCGCCCTCACCCCGACGGAACCCAGGCGCGCCGCCACGGTGATGCTGCTGCGCGACACCCCCGACGGCCCCGCCGTGCACATGCTGCGCCGCCGGGTCGAGATGGCCTTCGCCGGAGGCGCCTACGCGTACCCCGGCGGCGGTGTGGACCCCCGCGACGAGGACCACCGCATCGGCTGGGCCGGCCCGAGCCGGGCCGAGTGGGCCGAGCGGATGGGCACCGACCCCGCCACCGCCCAGGCGATCGTCTGCGGAGCCGTCCGCGAGACCTTCGAGGAGGCCGGTGTCCTGCTCGCGGGCGAGTCCGCGGACACCGTCGTCGGCGACACCACCGGCGAGGACTGGGAGGCCGCCCGCGCGGCCCTGGTCGCCCGTGAGCTGTCCTTCGCCGAGTTCCTCGACCGCCGGGGCCTCGTCCTGCGCTCCGACCTGCTCGGCGCGTGGGCCCGCTGGATCACCCCGGAGTTCGAGCCGCGCCGGTACGACACCTGGTTCTTCGTGGCGGCCCTCCCCGAGGGCCAGCGCACCCGCAACGCCTCCACCGAGGCCGACCGCACGGTCTGGATCCGCCCCGCCGACGCCGCCGCCGGCTACGACAAGGGCGAGCTGCTGATGATGCCGCCCACCATCACCACCCTGCGCTCCCTGGAGCCGTACGGGAGCCCCGCCGAGGCCCTCGCCGCGGCCGGGGCCCAGGACCTGACCCCGGTGCTCGCCCGGGCCACCCTGGAGGGCGGGGAGCTCGTGCTCAGCTGGCCGGGCCACGACGAGTTCACCAAGCGCGTCCGCCTCACGCATCCGGGCCCCTCCCGCCCGGCCGGCCCGGCGGAGCCCGGCCCCGCGGAGCCCGGCCCCGCGAACCCGGGAGGAGCCTCCGCATGA